The proteins below are encoded in one region of Haloarcula marismortui ATCC 43049:
- a CDS encoding ParA family protein, with protein sequence MSADEFEGLPGAAVSLLKGGVGKSTIALNIADRLAARGHETVLIDLDKDGHMTTQLGYDDAYDRDINLGDALINGEDPEDLLIETDFGVHLLPSSNDLENVETRLKDERFADVKLRRNVVDPLIQNGYDYVIIDAAGGRGKLSDNALIAVQRVIVPLIPRAGSINGLNKMIERQISPIRQNIGLDILAVTPNIIRETMGQHNEHRTLVENLNREFGAFVPEYARIDPEIFDTLDDSDQTVESIPKPGIRERTAISRAFKQGMPVSEFDEDCDQIPNFDHLADLVEEHSHA encoded by the coding sequence ATGAGTGCCGACGAGTTTGAGGGGCTCCCTGGAGCAGCTGTCTCGTTGCTAAAGGGCGGCGTAGGAAAATCCACGATCGCACTCAACATCGCTGATAGACTCGCTGCTCGCGGCCATGAGACGGTACTCATAGATCTGGATAAGGACGGGCACATGACGACCCAGCTTGGGTACGATGATGCCTACGATCGAGATATTAACCTCGGTGACGCCCTCATCAATGGTGAGGACCCCGAGGACCTCCTTATTGAGACGGATTTCGGCGTTCACCTGCTCCCGTCGAGCAACGATCTCGAGAATGTGGAGACGAGGCTGAAGGACGAACGATTTGCAGATGTGAAGCTTCGGCGGAACGTCGTTGATCCGCTCATTCAAAACGGATACGACTACGTGATAATTGATGCGGCAGGTGGCCGAGGGAAACTTTCTGACAACGCTCTCATCGCAGTCCAACGTGTCATAGTCCCGCTGATCCCACGTGCTGGCTCGATTAACGGTCTCAATAAGATGATTGAACGTCAAATTTCTCCAATCCGGCAGAATATCGGGTTAGACATCCTCGCAGTTACCCCAAATATAATTCGAGAAACAATGGGGCAACACAACGAGCATCGGACCCTCGTTGAAAATCTCAATCGAGAGTTCGGTGCGTTCGTCCCTGAGTACGCTCGTATCGACCCAGAGATATTCGATACTCTTGATGATTCTGATCAGACCGTTGAGAGTATTCCAAAGCCTGGAATCCGGGAACGGACTGCGATTTCCCGCGCGTTCAAGCAAGGAATGCCCGTCTCAGAGTTCGACGAAGACTGTGACCAGATCCCGAATTTCGACCACTTGGCGGACCTCGTGGAGGAACACAGCCATGCCTAA
- a CDS encoding Cdc6/Cdc18 family protein, giving the protein MGLEPFSPDSTIFRDESVLRDGYQPDRLIERDTELEQYQSALKPVINGAPPKNLFLYGQTGVGKTLSSRMVVERLIEDQQNIDGVDVQVIELNCKSLNSSYQVAANLINQFRPPTEQIKPTGYPSGMIYNMLFDELEALDATHCLIVLDEIDAIGNDDDILYKLPRANDNENVEDTLVGVIGISNDFTFRDNLSARVKDSLADEEIHFPPYDANELGNILKQRAGEAFHGTSAQRLDDGSYELQSDILEGDVVPLCAAFAAQDSGSARQALKRLYKAGDLARDEESDVITGAHVRQADEIVERDKVRDELTRLPTQSKLTLYSLLLLEREDETPSKRNRIYERYVMAAKRIDADVRTDRTIHDRLSQLTLKGFLDVDEQNKGPKGGSYYEYEFSIRADLAQEVLQEDERLAELFATDETSTTLDSF; this is encoded by the coding sequence ATGGGACTCGAACCGTTCTCTCCTGACTCCACTATCTTCCGAGACGAATCGGTCCTACGGGACGGGTATCAACCTGACCGCCTTATTGAGCGCGACACAGAACTTGAGCAGTACCAGAGTGCGCTCAAACCTGTGATTAACGGTGCGCCGCCGAAAAACCTATTTCTATATGGCCAGACTGGAGTCGGGAAGACACTATCTTCGAGGATGGTCGTTGAACGACTGATCGAGGATCAGCAAAATATCGACGGTGTCGATGTTCAAGTAATTGAGCTAAATTGCAAATCGCTGAACAGCAGTTATCAGGTGGCTGCAAACCTCATTAATCAATTTCGTCCGCCAACCGAGCAAATCAAACCGACCGGGTATCCGAGCGGGATGATCTACAATATGTTGTTCGATGAGCTGGAAGCACTCGATGCAACACATTGCTTGATCGTACTTGACGAAATTGATGCCATTGGGAATGATGATGACATCCTGTATAAGCTTCCACGGGCGAACGATAACGAGAACGTTGAAGATACACTGGTTGGGGTAATCGGTATCTCGAATGACTTCACGTTCCGCGATAACCTCTCAGCGCGTGTGAAGGACAGTCTCGCTGACGAAGAGATCCATTTTCCACCGTATGATGCGAACGAACTCGGGAACATCTTGAAACAGCGTGCTGGTGAGGCGTTTCACGGTACTTCGGCTCAGCGACTTGATGATGGCAGTTATGAGTTACAGTCTGATATTTTGGAGGGCGATGTGGTTCCGTTGTGTGCAGCGTTTGCCGCACAAGACTCTGGAAGTGCCCGACAGGCGCTGAAGCGATTGTATAAGGCTGGAGATCTGGCACGAGATGAGGAGTCCGACGTCATCACCGGAGCGCATGTGAGACAGGCAGACGAGATTGTTGAGCGCGATAAAGTGCGCGACGAATTAACTCGCTTGCCAACACAGAGTAAACTGACTCTCTACTCCCTATTACTGTTGGAGCGGGAGGATGAAACGCCGTCCAAGCGTAACCGAATTTATGAGCGGTATGTAATGGCTGCAAAGCGTATCGATGCGGATGTGCGGACTGACAGAACGATTCATGACCGGTTGTCACAGTTGACGCTGAAAGGATTCCTGGACGTAGATGAACAGAATAAGGGCCCCAAAGGGGGCTCATACTATGAGTACGAATTTTCGATTCGCGCGGATTTGGCACAGGAAGTACTTCAAGAGGACGAGCGGTTAGCGGAGTTGTTTGCTACAGACGAGACATCGACGACGTTAGACTCGTTCTGA
- a CDS encoding pentapeptide repeat-containing protein — MSSVPDAETCSYRFDPSNETDAYIETTWECPHESHAESDNCIFHMSRAERRSLDVTDDDIVQTLRENLTSQDPRSNEYVGADLPTMSLTYQQIDGATNHLLNFQHADIAALDITHGHIAQGINLREATIGSLKLDDAILSGILEATAVTVTDEFSANETTFHEDVRFSQAHFHGRVDCDEAIFDEDTSFRDASFTGETSFRNITARGSSHELDDHISFAGAHFESAALFNRAAVECATFADTQFDDDATFTHAIFGDDTTFATTEFRRSATFNEATFNEDATFTDVTVDGRANFRGTEFNGGARTVEDDIAFDNAHFRGDADFKLARFRYADFSETTFDGRLNLDRAEFEARVDCHDMHVLGDLCLDRAVFSDPVHAHDATFEGSVSAFETEFYADADFVNATFGGPATFDEVRFHEDVSFKRATFKSEASFVGALFEGEAKSLEDNATFEEAVFETNATFREATFTNLSLWDTRFAVEVDFTGATVTGEVHIRLHALDDDIYMNFVSASISGGQIVEPGDSNIPFDFTEATVGNVQLGSENGSGELLDQFRFCRTDFDHFDFSDHHSYLERNDWVLHEFSGNNATGDFSVEMTPDVIEETYRKAMTSANDVGDTPASREFEYKRFHYNRRKNLSLIRDEYSLDATTKAKKGASVVLNRVMQFTCGYGNRLPRIAALTFLLPLVYGILYVLGGPLETGAGVVWNAEDQLAVIGNGIYYSYISFSTIGYGGIGPIGWGAKLLAASQGMLNGLLFTLLTFTLFKRVLGGS; from the coding sequence ATGAGCTCAGTCCCCGACGCCGAGACATGTTCGTATCGCTTTGACCCGTCAAACGAGACAGACGCGTATATCGAGACAACATGGGAGTGCCCACACGAGTCTCACGCAGAGAGCGACAACTGCATCTTCCATATGTCGCGTGCCGAGCGCCGGTCACTCGATGTGACCGACGACGATATCGTGCAGACACTCCGTGAGAACCTCACCTCTCAAGACCCGCGAAGTAACGAGTACGTCGGGGCCGACCTTCCCACAATGTCGCTCACATATCAGCAAATCGACGGGGCGACAAACCATCTGCTCAACTTCCAACATGCCGATATTGCGGCACTAGACATCACCCACGGCCACATTGCGCAAGGAATCAATCTCCGGGAGGCGACCATTGGCAGTCTCAAGCTCGACGATGCCATCCTATCGGGTATTCTTGAGGCGACAGCAGTCACGGTCACCGACGAATTCTCGGCGAATGAGACGACGTTCCACGAAGATGTCCGCTTTTCTCAGGCACACTTTCACGGTCGTGTCGACTGCGATGAAGCGATCTTTGATGAGGATACGAGCTTCCGAGACGCATCATTTACCGGGGAGACCTCATTTCGGAACATCACCGCACGTGGCTCCAGCCACGAGTTAGACGATCATATCTCCTTTGCTGGCGCTCACTTCGAGTCAGCCGCATTGTTCAATCGCGCAGCGGTTGAGTGTGCGACGTTTGCCGACACGCAATTCGACGATGATGCGACGTTTACCCACGCGATATTCGGTGATGACACCACATTCGCGACTACAGAGTTCCGCCGGTCAGCAACGTTCAATGAGGCCACGTTCAACGAAGACGCTACGTTTACCGACGTTACTGTCGATGGACGTGCCAACTTCCGGGGAACCGAGTTCAATGGCGGCGCCCGTACCGTTGAAGATGATATCGCATTCGACAATGCGCATTTCCGTGGGGATGCTGATTTCAAGCTAGCCCGGTTCCGGTACGCTGATTTCAGCGAAACCACCTTCGATGGGCGGCTCAACCTCGACCGTGCGGAGTTCGAAGCCCGGGTCGACTGCCATGATATGCACGTGCTCGGCGACCTCTGTCTCGACCGGGCGGTGTTCAGCGATCCTGTACATGCCCACGACGCCACCTTCGAGGGCTCTGTTAGTGCCTTCGAAACGGAGTTTTACGCCGACGCGGATTTCGTGAACGCGACCTTTGGTGGGCCTGCGACCTTCGATGAAGTGCGGTTTCACGAGGACGTGAGCTTCAAGAGAGCGACGTTCAAGTCCGAAGCCAGCTTCGTGGGTGCGCTCTTCGAGGGGGAAGCAAAATCGCTCGAAGATAACGCTACATTCGAGGAGGCGGTCTTCGAGACCAACGCTACGTTTCGGGAGGCTACGTTCACGAACCTGTCTCTATGGGATACTAGATTCGCGGTCGAGGTTGATTTCACCGGCGCGACCGTTACTGGTGAGGTGCATATCCGTCTCCACGCGCTTGACGATGATATCTATATGAATTTCGTCAGCGCGAGTATTAGTGGCGGCCAAATCGTCGAACCCGGCGATTCCAATATTCCATTCGACTTCACCGAGGCCACAGTCGGAAACGTCCAGTTGGGAAGCGAGAACGGGTCCGGTGAACTGCTTGATCAGTTTCGGTTCTGCCGTACTGACTTCGACCATTTCGACTTCTCGGATCACCACTCGTACTTAGAGCGGAACGACTGGGTTCTACACGAGTTCAGCGGGAACAACGCGACTGGCGATTTCAGCGTGGAAATGACTCCCGACGTGATTGAAGAGACCTACCGGAAAGCAATGACGAGTGCCAACGACGTCGGCGATACGCCCGCGAGTCGCGAGTTCGAATACAAGCGGTTCCACTACAACCGGCGAAAAAATCTCAGTCTCATCAGAGACGAATACTCGCTGGACGCAACGACGAAGGCAAAGAAGGGGGCTAGTGTCGTCCTGAACCGTGTGATGCAGTTTACTTGTGGCTACGGGAATCGACTCCCGCGGATTGCTGCGCTTACGTTTCTTCTTCCACTCGTATACGGCATTTTGTATGTCCTCGGAGGCCCCTTGGAGACTGGGGCAGGCGTTGTCTGGAATGCCGAGGACCAGCTGGCAGTAATAGGAAATGGCATCTACTACTCATACATTTCCTTTTCTACCATCGGCTACGGCGGAATCGGTCCTATCGGGTGGGGAGCGAAGCTCCTCGCGGCGAGTCAGGGGATGCTCAATGGACTCCTGTTCACGCTGCTCACGTTTACCCTGTTCAAGCGGGTGCTTGGTGGGAGTTAG
- a CDS encoding DUF2617 family protein, with the protein MGDTTHQTTTELYLAHPDVPPSFNAMDVKQAQTLPFCGETATFRVIGNSHAVTADSLGFHEICSCKPISEQDAEVIPLEQGCTDSLASPHGVSSMAMTLPLSEFDPEADYDLCYEFGPRAYTAITTDDRTFETYHTYPEHDLLVVTTTSIAQYWAPTSI; encoded by the coding sequence ATGGGCGACACAACACACCAGACCACGACTGAACTCTATCTGGCACATCCTGATGTGCCGCCGTCGTTCAACGCGATGGATGTAAAACAAGCACAGACGCTCCCCTTCTGTGGGGAGACAGCTACCTTCCGCGTCATCGGCAACTCACACGCCGTTACTGCCGACTCGCTCGGGTTCCATGAAATTTGCTCGTGCAAACCCATCTCCGAACAGGATGCCGAGGTAATTCCGCTCGAACAGGGCTGTACGGACTCACTTGCGAGTCCACACGGTGTGTCTAGCATGGCAATGACTCTCCCACTATCGGAATTTGACCCGGAAGCGGACTACGACCTTTGCTACGAGTTCGGGCCACGTGCCTATACGGCGATCACGACCGACGACAGGACGTTCGAGACGTACCACACCTACCCAGAGCACGACTTGCTGGTGGTTACCACCACAAGCATCGCGCAGTACTGGGCCCCGACTAGCATCTAA
- a CDS encoding spermidine synthase, with amino-acid sequence MTPRPHHPRHSVPLLHALTFIVALCSFAYELVFAELYTVVFGGSVTQYGLTIGLFFSSLGLGSFLSGRLETDPESNFFRVETYLAVVAPLGFLLVILLGTLRYPAAYAPLVGAIARLPIVTIGFLSGFELPLLTTLSESVRDTARPPSSIARGVRRLTSHLNRAFGVVLGAAFSIKRREGKPSDPADETSAYAAVLGFDYLGGLVGSLVYVFFLYPAVGLIPSVFVLAFLNGVAALIFASTTANTHRPTLRSRLPQPVGSTGKALFAVCLLVTASTGAAAVNAGPVGEDVSEYYFEREFELEYAPGAMDVAVTDTWTTRYQRVTEYNRTWTGSGDNPYFGATTEHCLRLDSAVQLCESWADSYHQGLVDVPLSMFENSTDTKVLLIGGGDWAAMDRLQRHGVSVDHVDIDGEFMQRAKTDPFLAQYHDGAYRYQNKSTRVQDAFQYLEQSEQRYDVILLDIPGATDDDQLPLYSVEFYSQLRQHLTADGVIATWTYSRYSYAQHRTAYYNTVHKAGLTSAAPYFAWEDIDADGETERVERFTLLAPAPRDSLSPHNGTAYMNRYQHRYQAVEWVDTPRYAGVRPNSVFHPNYDILIK; translated from the coding sequence ATGACACCACGACCGCACCATCCGCGCCACAGCGTCCCGCTGCTGCACGCGCTCACGTTTATCGTTGCGCTGTGTAGCTTTGCGTACGAACTCGTCTTTGCCGAGCTCTACACAGTTGTCTTCGGCGGGAGCGTCACTCAGTACGGCCTCACTATCGGATTGTTCTTTTCGTCGCTGGGGCTAGGATCGTTCCTCTCAGGCCGATTGGAGACAGACCCCGAGTCGAACTTCTTCCGTGTCGAAACGTACCTCGCCGTCGTTGCACCGCTTGGGTTCCTCCTCGTCATCCTGCTCGGAACGCTCAGATACCCCGCTGCATACGCGCCACTAGTCGGCGCGATTGCCCGGCTCCCGATTGTCACAATCGGGTTCCTCTCAGGGTTCGAGTTGCCGCTGTTGACCACACTATCGGAATCGGTTCGGGATACGGCGCGGCCCCCCTCCAGTATCGCCCGCGGGGTTCGGCGACTCACCAGCCATCTGAATCGGGCCTTTGGAGTGGTGTTGGGCGCCGCTTTTAGCATCAAGCGGCGAGAGGGCAAGCCGAGCGACCCAGCCGATGAAACAAGTGCCTATGCAGCAGTATTGGGCTTTGACTACCTTGGCGGGTTAGTCGGCTCACTTGTCTACGTGTTCTTCCTCTATCCGGCAGTTGGACTCATACCGTCGGTGTTCGTCCTTGCGTTCCTGAACGGCGTCGCTGCGCTAATCTTCGCGAGCACGACGGCGAACACACACAGACCAACGCTTCGAAGCCGACTCCCACAGCCAGTAGGATCAACGGGGAAGGCGCTGTTCGCAGTCTGCCTGCTCGTCACAGCAAGCACGGGCGCCGCGGCTGTCAACGCGGGCCCGGTTGGCGAGGACGTCTCTGAGTACTACTTCGAACGAGAATTCGAGTTGGAGTACGCTCCGGGGGCGATGGACGTTGCTGTCACAGACACGTGGACGACGAGGTACCAACGCGTCACGGAGTACAACCGAACGTGGACCGGCAGCGGCGACAACCCGTACTTCGGTGCCACCACGGAACACTGTCTCAGATTGGATTCCGCTGTCCAACTCTGTGAGTCGTGGGCAGACAGCTATCATCAAGGGCTCGTCGACGTCCCGCTGTCGATGTTCGAAAATAGTACTGACACGAAGGTTCTCCTCATCGGTGGGGGCGATTGGGCGGCGATGGACCGACTGCAACGACACGGGGTTAGTGTCGACCACGTCGATATCGACGGCGAGTTCATGCAGCGGGCGAAGACCGATCCGTTCCTTGCGCAGTACCACGACGGAGCCTACCGATACCAAAATAAATCGACGCGCGTGCAAGACGCGTTCCAGTACCTCGAGCAGTCCGAGCAGCGCTATGACGTAATCTTGCTGGACATCCCTGGGGCGACCGACGACGACCAGCTCCCGCTATACTCTGTGGAGTTTTACAGTCAGCTGCGCCAGCATCTTACAGCAGACGGCGTGATCGCGACGTGGACGTATTCACGATACAGCTACGCCCAGCACAGAACCGCGTACTACAACACGGTTCACAAAGCCGGCCTGACGAGTGCAGCACCGTATTTCGCATGGGAAGATATTGACGCAGATGGCGAGACAGAGCGCGTCGAGCGGTTCACACTGCTCGCACCGGCACCGCGCGATTCGCTTTCGCCACATAACGGCACAGCATACATGAACCGCTATCAGCACCGCTACCAAGCGGTCGAGTGGGTAGACACGCCGAGATACGCCGGTGTCCGGCCGAATAGCGTGTTCCATCCAAACTACGATATCCTCATTAAATAA
- a CDS encoding type II CAAX endopeptidase family protein, with translation MESNRSLLARLINEHPVVVFSALAIGLSWTVWIATFSITTSRSGLWMLGIVLGAFGPGAAGAVVTRLRGESVHAWLATIFDWRRPLRWYGLAIAVPVVGALGVAVVVFSLVGLPDSSSLGQLAPLFLFNLVLATLFTGGNEEFGWRGFALPHLQKRFSALTASVLVGGVWALWHVPMFVYDVYPHSPVLYTASVVCFAVILTWYYNASDGSVLGAVLFHGTLNAAVNVPGQAVGGAAAVPVPYAAILTGTFGVLATLFVVRYGPETLSHNEAVQPRWTGSRSTDGAVSGNPSSDGHGTEPSD, from the coding sequence ATGGAATCGAACCGCTCGCTGCTCGCACGACTCATCAACGAACATCCGGTTGTGGTGTTCTCCGCACTGGCAATCGGACTCTCTTGGACGGTGTGGATTGCGACGTTTTCGATAACTACCTCACGGTCGGGACTATGGATGTTGGGAATAGTCCTCGGAGCCTTCGGCCCTGGAGCCGCGGGAGCGGTCGTGACACGCCTCCGTGGTGAATCAGTCCACGCTTGGCTCGCAACGATTTTCGATTGGCGACGACCACTCCGCTGGTACGGACTCGCAATCGCCGTCCCGGTGGTTGGGGCCCTTGGAGTCGCTGTCGTCGTCTTCTCGCTCGTGGGGCTTCCCGACAGCAGTTCCCTTGGGCAACTGGCCCCGCTCTTCCTGTTTAATCTGGTGCTGGCGACACTGTTCACCGGTGGAAACGAGGAGTTCGGGTGGCGGGGATTCGCACTCCCACATCTCCAGAAGCGGTTCAGTGCGCTCACCGCGAGTGTTCTCGTCGGTGGCGTCTGGGCACTCTGGCACGTCCCGATGTTCGTCTACGACGTGTACCCCCACTCACCGGTTCTGTACACTGCCAGCGTGGTTTGTTTTGCGGTCATCCTCACGTGGTACTACAACGCGTCGGACGGATCTGTTCTCGGTGCCGTACTGTTTCACGGGACGCTCAACGCCGCGGTGAACGTCCCCGGGCAGGCTGTCGGCGGCGCGGCAGCAGTGCCGGTCCCATACGCGGCGATTCTGACCGGCACGTTCGGGGTCCTCGCTACCTTGTTCGTCGTCCGCTACGGTCCTGAAACGCTTTCACACAACGAAGCCGTCCAGCCGCGCTGGACGGGTTCCCGGTCGACTGACGGAGCCGTGTCCGGTAATCCCTCCAGCGATGGACACGGAACTGAACCGTCCGACTGA
- a CDS encoding DUF7521 family protein, producing MLAILQLNLETLRTVRQVSEIVPMILGLAISYLAYTAYRQNRSRPMLYIAIGFILVLFVQAPLALIFIHILELPTPLLNSLLQIPEFAGLGLILYGLWTPRRD from the coding sequence ATGCTCGCCATACTCCAACTCAATCTCGAAACGTTACGAACAGTCCGCCAGGTCAGCGAGATAGTTCCGATGATTCTCGGACTGGCAATCAGTTACCTTGCCTACACGGCGTACCGGCAAAACCGGAGCCGCCCGATGTTGTATATAGCGATCGGATTCATACTGGTGTTGTTCGTGCAGGCTCCGCTGGCTTTGATATTTATTCACATTCTGGAACTCCCCACCCCGCTACTCAATAGCCTCCTTCAGATTCCTGAGTTTGCCGGCCTGGGACTGATTCTCTACGGCTTGTGGACCCCGCGGCGGGACTGA
- a CDS encoding ArsR/SmtB family transcription factor, translated as MTSLTEARQKAQNGTTYIDEPRDGPLTVSDVRDPEALADLLGDECARTILVEAKKKPRSAAELSDCAGVSEPTVYRRLERLREYDLVTEDIQPVTDGKNYKLYRTELDGIELDLSEDGFDITVSRRDRMVDRFTQFVEGS; from the coding sequence ATGACTTCTCTGACTGAAGCCAGACAGAAAGCCCAGAACGGCACAACCTATATTGACGAACCAAGAGATGGCCCGCTTACAGTGTCCGACGTGCGAGATCCTGAAGCACTCGCAGACCTGCTCGGTGACGAGTGTGCGCGCACGATTCTCGTCGAGGCGAAAAAGAAGCCTCGCTCGGCGGCAGAGCTCAGCGACTGCGCCGGGGTCTCGGAGCCGACAGTCTACCGCCGACTCGAACGGCTCCGAGAGTACGATCTTGTCACCGAAGATATCCAGCCAGTCACCGATGGGAAGAATTACAAACTCTATCGGACAGAACTCGATGGCATCGAACTCGATCTCAGCGAAGACGGCTTCGACATCACGGTCTCGCGTCGGGACCGGATGGTCGACCGCTTCACACAGTTCGTAGAGGGTAGCTGA
- a CDS encoding glycosyltransferase — MSNRQTRTPTSVLLPTVSWTAACDDVAAQLGPEDELLIIHDSKDDPVVDRKPLSENVQFIPAGDPVGCSGKANAIAAGMEAANHDRLVWTDDDFHHPPDWLDRLHKDYAEYGPTTELPAFVGQDPLAVLLEPVYVLGGTLGTYMGDHAWGGAVIFDRSALDEERFLSELRQTISDDGLLGEHISVTSVQRVRRVPMGGSLRQTLERHIRFNQIFSTHDPTVAKLSFGVLVAVLIGCVFFPLLAVVLTVLTAGVSASFGVRRASLLLTVPALVAAVPLGLYAFARDTFVWGGRRYRWHSKFDVEVLNE, encoded by the coding sequence ATGTCGAACAGACAGACACGCACGCCAACAAGTGTCCTCCTCCCAACGGTGTCTTGGACCGCCGCCTGCGACGACGTCGCCGCACAATTAGGTCCCGAAGACGAACTCCTCATCATCCACGATAGCAAGGACGACCCGGTTGTGGACCGAAAACCGCTCTCGGAGAACGTCCAGTTCATCCCTGCTGGCGACCCTGTCGGGTGTTCCGGGAAAGCAAATGCTATTGCCGCTGGGATGGAAGCCGCCAATCACGACCGTCTTGTCTGGACCGACGATGACTTTCATCACCCCCCGGACTGGCTTGACCGCCTCCACAAGGACTACGCCGAATACGGCCCGACAACAGAGTTGCCGGCGTTCGTCGGTCAAGATCCGCTTGCAGTCCTGTTAGAGCCTGTTTATGTCCTTGGGGGCACGCTCGGGACATACATGGGTGACCACGCCTGGGGCGGGGCTGTCATATTTGACAGAAGTGCTCTTGACGAGGAAAGGTTCCTTTCGGAGCTCCGCCAGACGATCAGCGACGATGGTCTCCTCGGGGAACACATTAGTGTGACATCAGTTCAACGCGTACGCCGGGTGCCAATGGGTGGAAGTCTCCGGCAGACGCTTGAACGCCATATCCGGTTCAACCAGATTTTCTCAACGCATGATCCAACGGTAGCGAAACTCTCATTTGGTGTGTTGGTCGCCGTTCTCATCGGTTGTGTCTTCTTCCCGCTCCTCGCGGTGGTACTAACGGTACTGACAGCCGGTGTCAGTGCTAGCTTCGGGGTTCGACGAGCCTCGCTACTGCTAACGGTACCAGCACTTGTAGCCGCTGTCCCCTTGGGGCTGTATGCTTTCGCCCGGGACACATTTGTTTGGGGAGGGCGACGGTACCGTTGGCACTCGAAGTTTGATGTTGAAGTACTGAACGAGTAG
- a CDS encoding DUF3368 domain-containing protein, giving the protein MPNNELVVSDTSPLLNLALIDQLTLLKSQFSSITIPRQVWDELTDGEAGVDTLRSLHDDEFLTITEVEQSHLFTEIFHELDLGETAAICHAIEHDPDLILLDEKDGRQVARRHSLTVTGVIGILLRGANAGDIELKHELDALRDAGFWISDELYSKVLSEATE; this is encoded by the coding sequence ATGCCGAATAACGAGCTTGTAGTCTCGGACACGTCACCGCTGCTGAATCTTGCACTTATCGATCAACTCACCCTTCTCAAATCGCAGTTTTCGAGCATCACCATTCCGCGTCAGGTGTGGGACGAACTCACTGATGGAGAGGCAGGTGTAGACACGCTTCGCTCGTTGCATGACGATGAGTTCCTGACGATTACCGAGGTCGAACAGTCGCACCTCTTCACTGAAATCTTCCACGAGCTGGATCTCGGGGAAACAGCTGCTATTTGTCATGCCATCGAGCACGATCCTGACCTCATCCTTTTGGATGAAAAAGACGGTCGACAGGTCGCTCGGAGACACAGCCTGACCGTAACGGGAGTCATCGGAATACTACTCCGCGGAGCCAATGCTGGAGACATTGAATTAAAACACGAACTTGACGCCCTTCGTGACGCTGGCTTCTGGATCTCTGATGAGCTTTACTCAAAAGTCCTCTCTGAAGCCACAGAATAG
- a CDS encoding UPF0175 family protein — MATIEIDEEVYEALQIPEGERPQAMKQELAVSLYARDVLSFGKARALAELSHREFQTLLGDREIQRHYTDTELAEDLDYAE, encoded by the coding sequence ATGGCTACTATCGAAATTGACGAGGAGGTGTATGAGGCGCTCCAAATTCCTGAGGGAGAGCGGCCGCAGGCAATGAAACAAGAGTTGGCTGTCTCGCTTTACGCACGTGATGTCCTTTCGTTCGGGAAAGCGCGTGCATTGGCAGAACTGTCCCACCGAGAATTCCAGACATTACTCGGAGACCGCGAAATCCAACGCCATTACACCGACACTGAACTTGCTGAAGACCTCGACTATGCCGAATAA